DNA from Mycolicibacterium alvei:
GGACAGATGACAGACTGAACAGACAGCGGAACTCCCTGGTGAGATGGTGTCTTTGGACGGACAATCCATCGATACCGGGAGTTCCGCTGTCCTACCGGCATCCCACACGGCGTGTCACAATTGCCACACCAGTCACACGCTTAACTGCGCGGCATTGGGGTTACTGGTCGACGGGCGGGCCCTCGGCCATCCGTGACGAGCTGTGCGACGAGGGTGTCCGACTCGCAGGTGAACTGTGCTCGCTGATGCCCGGTAACCGGGACGCGCACGCACTCTCCGCCCTTGTCCTGCTGCATGATTCACGCCGCCGGACGCGGGTCGACGAGAGCGGGGCATTGATACCGCTGGACGAGCAGGACCGTAGCCATTGGGACCGTGGCCGTATCGCGCGGGGGCTGGAGCAGTTGCGATTGGCCGACGGCGCACCGGGCACATATCTCCCGCAGGCGGTGATCGCGGCACTGCATGCGACCGCGCCCACCTGGCGGCGCACCGACTGGGGCACCATCTGCCTGGCCTACGACCAGTTGGCGGCGCTGACGGACTCGCCGGTCGTGCGCGCCAATCGTGCACTCGCCGTTGGCTTTCGCGATGGATTCCCGGCCGGGCTGGCCGCGCTGGACGAGGTGGCCGACGATCCGCGACTGGCCCGGACGAATGCGGTGGCGCCGATCCGCGCAGACCTGCTGCGCCGGGCCGGCCGACTGCGCGAGGCCCGGCGCTGGTACCGCATCGCGCTCGAGGGCGAAGTGGCAGGGTCTGAGCCGGCGCGGGCGTTCCTACGCCGCCGTCTCGTCGAGTGCACCCTGGAAACGCCGAATGGCCAGTTATGACACGCGATTCAGAGAATCTTGTGCCGTAACTGGCCACTCGACAAACGGATTACGCCGCTGCGCCGATGGTCGGCTCCGCTGCGCTACGCCTCGGTGAAGTTCCGGGTCACCGACGGGTCAACCGGGATACCCGGGCCCGTGGTGGTGGAGACGGTCACCTTCTTGAGGTAACGACCCTTCGAGGACGACGGCTTGGCACGCAGCACCTCGTCGAGGGCGGCGCCGTAGTTCTCGGCCAGCTTGGCCTCGTCGAAGGACGCCTTGCCGATCACGAAGTGCAGGTTGGCCTGCTTGTCGACGCGGAAGTTGATCTTGCCGCCCTTGATGTCGGCCACAGCCTTGGTGACATCGGGGGTGACGGTGCCGGTCTTGGGGTTCGGCATCAGACCGCGCGGGCCCAGCACGCGGGCGATCCGACCGACCTTGGCCATCTGATCCGGGGTGGCGATCGCGGCGTCGAAGTCCAGGAAACCACCCTGGATCTTCTCGATCAGATCGTCGCTGCCGACGACGTCGGCGCCGGCGGCCAGTGCCTGCTCTGCCTTCTCACCGACGGCGAACACGGCGACGCGGGCGGTCTTACCGGTGCCGTGCGGCAGGTTGACGGTGCCGCGGACCATCTGGTCAGCCTTGCGGGGGTCGACGCCGAGGCGGATGGCTACCTCGACGGTGGCGTCCTGCTTCTTGGAGGAAGTCTCCTTGGCCAGCTTCGCGGCCTCAAGCGGGGTGTAGAACTTGTCCCGGTCGATCTTCTCCGCGGCTTCGCGGTATGCCTTGCTGTTCTTGCTCATTGAATCTCCAATTCAGAGTCTGTGGTTGGCGGGCCGAAGCGGGCCCTCCCACGTATTGCTACGGATACTCGACCCTTGTTGTCGGGTCGATCCGCTTCGCTACTCGACCGTGATGCCCATGGAACGGGCGGTGCCGGCGATGATCTTCGACGCAGCGTCGATGTCGTTGGCGTTGAGATCGGCCTTCTTGGTCTCAGCGATCTCGCGCACCTGATCCCAGGTCACCTTGGCGACCTTGGTCTTGTGCGGCTCGCCCGAACCCTTGGGCACACCTGCGGCCTTGAGCAGCAGCTTGGCGGCGGGCGGGGTCTTCAGCGCGAATGTGAAGCTGCGGTCCTCGTAGACAGTGATCTCCACGGGGATGACGTTCCCGCGCTGCGACTCGGTCGCGGCGTTGTACGCCTTGCAGAACTCCATGATGTTGACGCCGTGCTGGCCAAGTGCAGGACCGACCGGCGGGGCGGGGTTGGCCTGCCCGGCCTGGATCTGCAGCTTGATGAGCCCGGCGACCTTTTTCTTCGGGGCCATGCTTCTGGTGTTCCTTTACTTGCTCATCCAAGGGCGTGAAACGCCCGTTGTTTCTAGCCGCTGTGGCGACTAAATCTTGGAGACCTGGTTGAAGGTCAGTTCGACCGGAGTCTCGCGGCCGAAGATGGAGACCAGCACCTTGAGCTTCTGCTGTTCGGCGTTGACCTCGCTGATGGAGGCGGGCAGCGTCGCGAACGGTCCGTCCATGACGGTGACCGACTCGCCGACCTCGAAATCGACCAGGATCTCGGGCCGTTCCAGGGTGGCCTCGGAGCCGGCACCGGCCGCGGCGGCGCTGGACTTGGCGGGCTTTTTCGCTGCACCCTGCGGCAGCAGGAACTTCACCACATCGTTCAGCGACAGCGGGGACGGACGCGAGGTGGCGCCGACGAATCCGGTGACACCCGGGGTGTTGCGCACCGCGCCCCACGACTCGTCGTTGAGCTCCATGCGCACCAGGATGTAGCCCGGCAGCACCTTGCGGTTGACCTGCTTGCGCTGGCCGTTCTTGATCTCGGTGACCTCTTCGGTGGGCACCTCGACCTGGAAGATGTAGTCGCCGACGTCCAGGTTCTGCACGCGGGTTTCGAGGTTGGCTTTCACCTTGTTCTCGTAACCGGCGTAGGAGTGGATGACGTACCAGTCGCCGGGCTTGAGCCGCAGTTCCTTCTTGAGCGCCACTGCCGGGTCTTCGTCTTCGTCTTCGTCGGCTGCAGGCGCCTCGTCGGTACCTTCGGCCGGAGCCGCTTCGGTCTCGTCGACCGAGTCGGCCGAGTCGGCAGCTACGGCCTCTTGGCCCTCAGCCGATTCGTCGGTGTGCGACTCGACGCCGTCGACGTCAACGGTCTCGGCAACGGTCTCGTCGCCGTCGAACGTGGTCACGTTGTCAGTCCTCTCTCAAATTCCAGATCAGGTGCCGAAGACCAGCGACACCAGTCGCGCCAGTCCCAGGTCGGCGCCGGAGATCAGCGCGACCATGAACACCAGGAAGGCCAGCACCACGGTGGTGTAGCTGACCATCTGCTTGCGGTTCGGCCAGATCACCTTGCGGAGTTCTGCTACGACCTGCTGCAGATAGTTGACGACGAACATGATCGGGTTGCGCGACGGGCCGGTGTTCTTGGCCTTCGCCTTCTTCTTGGCCTTCTTCGGCGTGCCGGCGTCGGCCTTGGCATCGTCACTCGACGCGTCACCGT
Protein-coding regions in this window:
- the rplA gene encoding 50S ribosomal protein L1; amino-acid sequence: MSKNSKAYREAAEKIDRDKFYTPLEAAKLAKETSSKKQDATVEVAIRLGVDPRKADQMVRGTVNLPHGTGKTARVAVFAVGEKAEQALAAGADVVGSDDLIEKIQGGFLDFDAAIATPDQMAKVGRIARVLGPRGLMPNPKTGTVTPDVTKAVADIKGGKINFRVDKQANLHFVIGKASFDEAKLAENYGAALDEVLRAKPSSSKGRYLKKVTVSTTTGPGIPVDPSVTRNFTEA
- the rplK gene encoding 50S ribosomal protein L11 codes for the protein MAPKKKVAGLIKLQIQAGQANPAPPVGPALGQHGVNIMEFCKAYNAATESQRGNVIPVEITVYEDRSFTFALKTPPAAKLLLKAAGVPKGSGEPHKTKVAKVTWDQVREIAETKKADLNANDIDAASKIIAGTARSMGITVE
- the nusG gene encoding transcription termination/antitermination protein NusG produces the protein MTTFDGDETVAETVDVDGVESHTDESAEGQEAVAADSADSVDETEAAPAEGTDEAPAADEDEDEDPAVALKKELRLKPGDWYVIHSYAGYENKVKANLETRVQNLDVGDYIFQVEVPTEEVTEIKNGQRKQVNRKVLPGYILVRMELNDESWGAVRNTPGVTGFVGATSRPSPLSLNDVVKFLLPQGAAKKPAKSSAAAAGAGSEATLERPEILVDFEVGESVTVMDGPFATLPASISEVNAEQQKLKVLVSIFGRETPVELTFNQVSKI
- the secE gene encoding preprotein translocase subunit SecE: MSDEREGAGSADDTGIDAGTDAGAIDSTRGQTAVATGPLRPTGKRTRRVAGDVDSDVADGDASSDDAKADAGTPKKAKKKAKAKNTGPSRNPIMFVVNYLQQVVAELRKVIWPNRKQMVSYTTVVLAFLVFMVALISGADLGLARLVSLVFGT